From the Rhodococcus sp. NBC_00297 genome, one window contains:
- a CDS encoding cytochrome c oxidase subunit 4 has translation MKIEAKLFEILTGFFILVGILYGVFTGFSRTGIEWAGLTAIALSAGLTLIVGTYFRFVARRLDTRPEDYDDAEIADGSGDLGFFSPGSFWPIILAGCAAFMALAFAFYEPWMLAVGALAIIAAAAGLVFEYHVGPEKH, from the coding sequence ATGAAGATCGAAGCGAAACTCTTCGAGATCCTGACCGGGTTCTTCATCCTCGTCGGAATCCTCTACGGCGTGTTCACCGGCTTCTCGCGGACCGGCATCGAGTGGGCCGGCCTCACCGCCATCGCCCTCTCGGCGGGCCTGACGCTGATCGTCGGAACGTACTTCCGGTTCGTCGCTCGTCGACTGGACACCCGTCCCGAGGACTACGACGACGCGGAGATCGCCGACGGTTCAGGCGACCTGGGCTTCTTCAGCCCCGGTAGCTTCTGGCCCATCATCCTCGCCGGATGCGCCGCCTTCATGGCCCTGGCGTTCGCGTTCTACGAGCCCTGGATGCTCGCGGTCGGCGCCCTCGCCATCATCGCCGCCGCAGCCGGACTGGTCTTCGAATACCACGTGGGACCCGAGAAGCACTGA
- the qcrB gene encoding cytochrome bc1 complex cytochrome b subunit yields MSPSIATLAAKQAEDVDSRYHLSAGMRRQINKVFPTHWSFLLGEIALYSFVILLLSGTYLTLFYDPSMTETTYQGAYAPLRGVEMTKAYATTLDLSFEVRGGLFIRQIHHWAALLFACSIIVHMMRIFFTGAFRRPREANWVIGSLLLILAMFEGFFGYSLPDDLLSGTGLRAAFSGITISIPVIGTWMHWLIFNGDFPGTLIIPRLYVAHVLLLPAIILALIAAHLALVWYQKHTQFPGPGRTETNVVGVRILPVFAVKSGAFFAMTFGVLAVMGGVLQINPVWALGPYNPSQVSAGSQPDFYMMWTDGLARLWPAWELYIGNYMIPAVFWVAVIMGAVFAIMIAYPWIEKRFTKDDAHHNLLQRPRDVPVRTAVGAMAIAFYVVLTLSCVNDIIAYKFSISLNAMTWIGRIGLVVLPPIVYLLTYRFCIGLQRSDRQVLEHGIETGVIKRLPHGAYVEIHQPLGPVDDHGHPIPLEYQGAAIPKKMNKLGSAGKPGSGSIFTPDSDEEHRLHERLSHEGEHDQLTMLRTYQAKILSQGNGHSNGNGSSNGNGHGPESNGH; encoded by the coding sequence ATGAGTCCATCCATCGCCACGCTCGCTGCGAAGCAAGCCGAGGACGTCGACTCCCGCTATCACCTCTCAGCGGGTATGCGTCGTCAGATCAACAAGGTCTTCCCCACCCACTGGTCGTTCCTGCTGGGCGAGATCGCGCTGTACAGCTTCGTCATCCTGCTGCTGTCCGGTACGTACTTGACCCTCTTCTACGACCCCTCCATGACGGAGACCACCTACCAGGGCGCCTACGCTCCCCTGCGCGGTGTCGAGATGACCAAGGCGTACGCCACCACGCTGGACCTGTCCTTCGAGGTGCGCGGCGGTCTGTTCATCCGCCAGATCCACCACTGGGCAGCTCTGCTGTTCGCCTGCTCGATCATCGTGCACATGATGCGCATCTTCTTCACCGGTGCGTTCCGTCGCCCGCGTGAGGCGAACTGGGTCATCGGCTCGCTGCTGCTCATCCTGGCGATGTTCGAGGGCTTCTTCGGCTACTCGCTCCCCGACGACCTGCTGTCCGGTACCGGCCTGCGCGCCGCCTTCTCGGGCATCACGATCTCCATCCCGGTCATCGGAACGTGGATGCACTGGCTGATCTTCAACGGTGACTTCCCCGGCACGCTGATCATCCCGCGCCTGTACGTCGCGCACGTGCTGCTCCTGCCCGCCATCATCCTGGCGCTCATCGCAGCTCACCTCGCGCTCGTCTGGTACCAGAAGCACACGCAGTTCCCCGGCCCCGGCCGCACCGAGACCAACGTGGTGGGTGTCCGCATCCTCCCGGTCTTCGCGGTCAAGTCCGGCGCCTTCTTCGCCATGACCTTCGGTGTCCTCGCGGTCATGGGTGGCGTACTGCAGATCAACCCGGTGTGGGCTCTGGGCCCGTACAACCCGTCGCAGGTCTCGGCCGGCTCGCAGCCCGACTTCTACATGATGTGGACGGACGGCCTGGCTCGACTGTGGCCCGCGTGGGAGCTCTACATCGGCAACTACATGATCCCGGCCGTCTTCTGGGTCGCCGTCATCATGGGTGCGGTGTTCGCGATCATGATCGCGTACCCCTGGATCGAGAAGCGCTTCACCAAGGACGACGCTCACCACAACCTGCTGCAGCGTCCCCGCGACGTTCCGGTGCGTACCGCGGTCGGCGCCATGGCGATCGCCTTCTACGTGGTCCTGACGCTCAGCTGCGTCAACGACATCATCGCGTACAAGTTCTCGATCTCCCTGAACGCGATGACCTGGATCGGCCGCATCGGCCTCGTGGTCCTGCCTCCGATCGTCTACCTGCTGACCTACCGCTTCTGCATCGGTCTCCAGCGCAGCGATCGCCAGGTGCTCGAGCACGGCATCGAGACGGGTGTCATCAAGCGTCTGCCCCACGGCGCCTACGTCGAGATCCACCAGCCCCTCGGCCCGGTCGACGATCACGGCCACCCGATCCCGCTCGAGTACCAGGGTGCTGCGATCCCGAAGAAGATGAACAAGCTCGGTTCCGCCGGCAAGCCCGGCTCGGGCAGCATCTTCACTCCGGACTCGGACGAGGAGCACCGGCTGCACGAGCGTCTGTCGCACGAGGGTGAGCACGATCAGCTCACCATGCTCCGCACCTACCAGGCGAAGATCCTGTCGCAGGGCAACGGGCACTCGAACGGCAACGGCTCGTCCAACGGCAACGGTCACGGACCGGAGTCCAACGGGCACTGA
- a CDS encoding alpha/beta fold hydrolase: MFENFDESMIEVEAASILTRHCGAGDLPVLLLHGHPRTSATWHRVAPLLVDAGHTVVCPDLRGCGRSQGPAPTPDHSAHSKRAMASDMVQVMAALGHRRFAVVGHDRGSYVALRLSLDHPSLVAALSLLDCIPVSEHLDRADSRFATRWWHWFFYAQPDLPERAITADPSSWYRGDPAFMGVENHREWLTAIHDPDVVRAMLEDYRAGLTVDADHERADRAQGRTLAVPVQVLWSTRDDLEELYGDPLTIWRAWAPGVVGHGIDSGHHMAEQAPHHLVDALLPFLASAERWDSVQ, translated from the coding sequence GTGTTCGAGAACTTCGACGAATCGATGATCGAGGTCGAGGCCGCGTCGATCCTCACCCGGCACTGCGGCGCGGGCGATCTCCCCGTGCTGTTGCTGCACGGGCACCCGCGTACGTCGGCGACGTGGCACCGTGTCGCCCCCCTGCTGGTCGACGCAGGACATACGGTCGTCTGCCCGGACTTGCGCGGGTGCGGCCGCTCGCAGGGCCCGGCGCCGACACCCGACCACTCCGCACACTCGAAGCGGGCGATGGCCTCGGACATGGTGCAGGTGATGGCCGCACTCGGGCACCGACGCTTCGCCGTGGTCGGTCACGACCGTGGAAGTTACGTGGCCCTGCGCCTGTCCCTCGACCACCCGAGCCTCGTGGCCGCGCTGTCCCTGCTCGACTGCATCCCCGTCAGCGAGCACCTCGACCGGGCGGACAGTCGATTCGCGACCCGATGGTGGCACTGGTTCTTCTACGCCCAGCCCGACCTCCCCGAGCGCGCCATCACTGCCGATCCCTCTTCGTGGTACCGCGGCGATCCGGCCTTCATGGGAGTGGAGAACCACCGTGAGTGGCTGACGGCGATCCACGATCCCGATGTCGTACGCGCGATGCTCGAGGACTACCGAGCGGGACTCACTGTCGACGCTGACCACGAACGCGCCGACCGAGCGCAGGGGAGGACGTTGGCCGTGCCGGTGCAGGTGCTGTGGTCCACACGGGACGACCTCGAGGAGTTGTACGGCGACCCGTTGACCATCTGGCGTGCGTGGGCGCCGGGCGTCGTCGGGCACGGCATCGATTCGGGACACCACATGGCCGAGCAGGCCCCGCACCACCTCGTCGACGCGCTGCTGCCGTTCCTCGCCTCGGCGGAGCGGTGGGATTCAGTGCAGTAG
- the qcrC gene encoding cytochrome bc1 complex diheme cytochrome c subunit, which translates to MSSSPPATPDDDGTVVSAGTPDASATKARRKRRTRRRVSGAMALFMGLVGAGFLAAALTPDAQVATAQEDSAAMVREGQQIYDTSCVTCHGANLQGVQDRGPSLIGVGEAAVYFQVSSGRMPMARNEAQAERKPPKYNQSQVDALGAYIQANGGGPTVVRTDNGEIAQDSLRGGDIARGSELFRLNCASCHNFTGRGGALSSGKYAPTLDPANEQQIYQAMVTGPQNMPKFSDRQLTPEEKKDIIAYVKSSSETQPPGGYGLGGFGPGTEAIAIWVVGIGAVVAAALWIGVRS; encoded by the coding sequence ATGAGTTCCTCTCCCCCCGCCACTCCCGACGACGACGGCACTGTCGTGTCCGCCGGTACGCCGGACGCCTCGGCGACCAAGGCGCGTCGCAAGCGTCGTACCCGTCGCCGGGTCAGTGGCGCCATGGCGCTGTTCATGGGTCTCGTCGGCGCGGGCTTCCTCGCCGCCGCCCTCACCCCCGACGCCCAGGTCGCCACCGCGCAGGAAGACAGCGCGGCCATGGTGCGCGAAGGCCAGCAGATCTACGACACGTCCTGCGTGACGTGCCACGGCGCCAACCTCCAGGGTGTCCAGGACCGCGGACCGTCCCTCATCGGCGTCGGCGAAGCAGCCGTCTACTTCCAGGTCTCTTCCGGTCGCATGCCGATGGCGCGCAACGAGGCCCAGGCCGAGCGGAAGCCCCCGAAGTACAACCAGTCGCAGGTCGACGCTCTCGGCGCCTACATCCAGGCCAACGGCGGCGGACCCACGGTGGTGCGCACCGACAACGGTGAGATCGCGCAGGACTCACTCCGTGGCGGCGACATCGCCCGCGGCAGCGAGCTCTTCCGCCTCAACTGCGCGTCCTGCCACAACTTCACCGGTCGCGGCGGCGCGCTGTCCTCGGGCAAGTACGCACCCACACTCGACCCGGCGAACGAGCAGCAGATCTACCAGGCGATGGTCACCGGCCCGCAGAACATGCCCAAGTTCTCGGACCGCCAGCTCACGCCCGAAGAGAAGAAAGACATCATCGCGTACGTCAAGTCCTCCTCCGAGACGCAGCCTCCCGGTGGATACGGACTCGGCGGCTTCGGCCCCGGTACGGAAGCCATCGCCATCTGGGTGGTCGGCATCGGAGCGGTCGTCGCAGCAGCACTGTGGATCGGAGTGAGGTCATGA
- the qcrA gene encoding cytochrome bc1 complex Rieske iron-sulfur subunit: protein MSDDNRKDDGVPGDPNKFPEGFDPDRKYTDEELAAMSRDELVALGTNLDHVDVAFRRARWPVPGTKAEKRAERSVSLWFFLAGVSAVAFIAIYLFWPWQYAGMGEDSYGLYSLYTPLIGLTMGLAIIGVGVGAVQFTKKFIPEEVSIQDRHDGGSSEVDKKTVVAELSDSFDTSTLGRRKMIKRSLVFGGGALGVMSILPLGGLIKNPWAEGDESSLWVSGWTPNYEGETVYLRRYTGRVDDIVLVRPEDLDAGAMETVFPFRESERGNEEELSHALKGIRNAVMLIRLRTEDADRTIKRKGQESFNYGDYFAYSKICTHLGCPTSLYEQQTNRILCPCHQSQFDALEYAKPIFGPAARALPQLPITVNDEGYLVAAGDFIEPLGPAYWERPAGVHEQESASAASSSEGSR, encoded by the coding sequence ATGAGCGACGACAACCGCAAGGACGACGGCGTGCCCGGCGATCCGAACAAGTTCCCCGAGGGCTTCGACCCGGACCGCAAGTACACGGACGAGGAACTGGCCGCCATGAGCCGCGACGAGCTCGTCGCACTCGGCACCAACCTCGATCACGTGGACGTGGCGTTCCGTCGCGCACGCTGGCCCGTCCCCGGAACCAAGGCCGAGAAGCGCGCCGAGCGCAGCGTCAGCCTCTGGTTCTTCCTGGCGGGTGTGTCGGCAGTGGCCTTCATCGCCATCTACCTGTTCTGGCCGTGGCAGTACGCCGGCATGGGCGAGGACAGCTACGGGCTGTACAGCCTGTACACACCGCTCATCGGTCTCACCATGGGTCTCGCGATCATCGGTGTCGGCGTCGGTGCCGTGCAGTTCACCAAGAAGTTCATCCCCGAAGAGGTGTCCATCCAGGACCGCCACGACGGTGGATCGAGCGAGGTGGACAAGAAGACGGTCGTCGCCGAGCTCAGCGACTCCTTCGACACCTCCACGCTGGGTCGACGCAAGATGATCAAGCGCAGCCTCGTCTTCGGCGGCGGCGCGCTCGGCGTCATGTCGATCCTCCCGCTCGGCGGTCTGATCAAGAACCCGTGGGCCGAGGGCGACGAGTCCTCGCTCTGGGTCTCGGGTTGGACGCCGAACTACGAGGGCGAGACCGTCTACCTGCGTCGCTACACCGGACGCGTCGACGACATCGTTCTCGTCCGCCCGGAGGATCTCGACGCCGGCGCCATGGAGACCGTCTTCCCGTTCCGTGAGTCGGAGCGTGGAAACGAGGAGGAGCTCTCGCACGCACTGAAGGGCATCCGCAACGCGGTCATGCTCATCCGTCTGCGTACCGAGGACGCCGACCGCACCATCAAGCGGAAGGGCCAGGAGAGCTTCAACTACGGCGACTACTTCGCCTACTCGAAGATCTGCACCCACCTCGGGTGCCCCACATCGTTGTACGAGCAGCAGACCAACCGGATCCTGTGCCCGTGCCACCAGTCGCAATTCGACGCGTTGGAGTACGCCAAGCCGATCTTCGGACCGGCCGCCCGCGCTCTTCCGCAGCTGCCCATCACGGTCAACGACGAGGGCTACCTCGTCGCCGCGGGCGATTTCATCGAGCCGCTCGGACCCGCCTACTGGGAACGTCCGGCCGGAGTACACGAGCAGGAGAGCGCTTCTGCTGCGTCGTCATCGGAAGGTTCACGATGA
- a CDS encoding C40 family peptidase, whose translation MTAAIAVLPADPAGADPVPGASASAAVTKLTDLSRESEQTTEAMHNAQIELDAKLAAQQEADARHDADRAALDAATAQIDTVRPAVDKIARANYQGARTNRLFAVMVSDSPQQLLDQMSALDIISTDAAATVGTFREASDAAAAAEAASQQSADAARVATEQAKAVSDDLQGKQSRLQSEIADVVAAFGSLSDTEKQGLAGAAFPPGFDPSAILGALPPGSQAGALSAAFTQIGKPYVWGATGPDGYDCSGLVVWAYKQIGKTLPRSSQAQAAGGTPVDKANLQPGDVVLFYPDASHVGLYAGNGNVVHASTFGVPVRVESMASWPFYGARRY comes from the coding sequence ATGACAGCGGCGATCGCCGTCCTCCCCGCCGATCCCGCCGGCGCCGACCCGGTTCCCGGCGCGTCCGCCTCCGCGGCGGTCACGAAGCTCACCGATCTCTCGCGCGAGTCCGAGCAGACCACCGAAGCGATGCACAACGCCCAGATCGAGCTCGACGCGAAGCTCGCCGCCCAGCAGGAGGCGGACGCTCGACACGACGCCGACCGTGCCGCCCTCGACGCGGCCACGGCGCAGATCGACACGGTGCGGCCCGCCGTCGACAAGATCGCCCGTGCCAACTACCAGGGCGCTCGGACGAACCGGCTCTTCGCGGTCATGGTCAGTGATTCCCCGCAGCAGTTGCTCGACCAGATGTCCGCTCTCGACATCATCTCCACCGACGCGGCCGCCACCGTCGGCACCTTCCGGGAGGCCAGCGACGCCGCAGCGGCAGCCGAGGCGGCGTCACAGCAGTCCGCCGACGCGGCCCGGGTGGCCACGGAGCAGGCGAAGGCTGTCAGCGACGACCTGCAGGGCAAGCAGAGCCGTCTGCAGAGCGAGATCGCCGATGTCGTCGCCGCGTTCGGTTCGCTGTCCGACACGGAGAAGCAGGGGCTGGCCGGCGCCGCGTTCCCGCCGGGCTTCGATCCCTCCGCCATCCTCGGCGCCCTCCCGCCGGGATCGCAGGCCGGAGCACTGTCGGCCGCGTTCACGCAGATCGGCAAGCCGTACGTGTGGGGTGCGACCGGCCCGGACGGGTACGACTGCTCGGGCCTCGTGGTGTGGGCCTACAAGCAGATCGGTAAGACTCTCCCGCGGTCGAGTCAGGCGCAGGCCGCCGGCGGCACCCCCGTCGACAAGGCGAACCTCCAGCCCGGCGACGTGGTCCTGTTCTATCCCGACGCATCGCACGTGGGTCTCTACGCCGGTAACGGCAACGTGGTCCATGCATCGACCTTCGGTGTTCCCGTTCGTGTCGAGTCGATGGCATCGTGGCCCTTCTACGGCGCTCGCCGCTACTGA
- the ctaE gene encoding aa3-type cytochrome oxidase subunit III codes for MTSAVGTSGSAITQRVHSLNRPNMVSVGTIVWLSSELMFFAGLFAMYFVARAQAAPGQWPPEPTELNLTLAVPVTAVLIASSFTCQLGVFAAERGDVFGLRRWYTITLAMGAFFVAGQGYEYYHLVHEGTSISSSVYGSVFYITTGFHGLHVIGGLIAFVFLIARTLVSKFTPAQATAAIVVSYYWHFVDIVWIALFATIYFIR; via the coding sequence GTGACGAGCGCAGTAGGTACTTCGGGATCCGCCATCACCCAGCGTGTCCACTCGCTGAACCGACCGAACATGGTCAGCGTGGGCACCATCGTGTGGCTGTCCAGCGAGTTGATGTTCTTTGCCGGCCTCTTCGCGATGTATTTCGTCGCGCGGGCTCAGGCCGCTCCCGGCCAGTGGCCGCCGGAGCCGACCGAGCTCAACCTGACGCTGGCCGTCCCCGTGACCGCGGTGCTCATCGCATCGTCCTTCACCTGCCAGCTGGGCGTGTTCGCCGCCGAGCGTGGCGACGTGTTCGGACTGCGTCGCTGGTACACGATCACTCTGGCCATGGGCGCGTTCTTCGTCGCCGGCCAGGGCTACGAGTACTACCACCTCGTCCACGAGGGCACCTCGATCTCGAGCAGCGTCTACGGCTCCGTCTTCTACATCACCACCGGCTTCCACGGCCTGCACGTGATCGGCGGTCTGATCGCCTTCGTCTTCCTGATCGCCCGCACCCTGGTCAGCAAGTTCACGCCGGCTCAGGCCACCGCCGCCATCGTCGTGTCGTACTACTGGCACTTCGTCGACATCGTCTGGATCGCGCTGTTCGCGACGATCTACTTCATCCGCTGA
- a CDS encoding C40 family peptidase, with protein MAKHRKPSTASRPVRNVLVAGALTAGAVAIPAAPAFAAPVEIPGIGTFEVPDQILSQLPPMPQVPALPGPAAPQSSAAQVAVQAAESKVGAPYVYGAAGPSAFDCSGLMKWAYQQAGIELPRTSYDQAAAGVPVSQADLKPGDVVSFYGGSHSGMYVGNGNVVHASTESQPVKIAPLSSMPFDGARRYA; from the coding sequence GTGGCGAAACACCGCAAACCCAGCACTGCCTCGCGGCCGGTCCGCAACGTTCTCGTCGCCGGCGCGCTCACCGCAGGCGCTGTCGCCATCCCCGCCGCCCCCGCCTTCGCGGCACCGGTGGAGATCCCCGGTATCGGCACCTTCGAGGTCCCGGACCAGATCCTGAGCCAGCTTCCCCCCATGCCGCAGGTCCCCGCGCTTCCCGGCCCGGCCGCACCGCAGTCCAGCGCCGCGCAGGTCGCCGTGCAGGCAGCCGAGAGCAAGGTCGGCGCACCGTACGTCTACGGAGCCGCAGGCCCCAGTGCGTTCGACTGCTCCGGTCTCATGAAGTGGGCGTACCAGCAGGCCGGTATCGAGCTTCCCCGCACGAGCTACGACCAGGCCGCGGCCGGCGTGCCCGTCTCGCAGGCGGATCTGAAGCCCGGCGACGTCGTGTCCTTCTACGGCGGCTCGCACTCCGGCATGTACGTGGGCAACGGCAACGTCGTCCACGCGTCCACCGAGAGCCAGCCCGTCAAGATCGCTCCGCTGTCGTCGATGCCCTTCGACGGCGCACGTCGCTACGCCTGA
- a CDS encoding DEDD exonuclease domain-containing protein: MTDGATVVSGHARGVQLAFDELDQSLRDTTFVVVDLETTGGRPGEDAITEIGAVKVRGGRVIGEMATLVDPGRSIPPAIVALTGITGAMLLDAPRIERVLPTFVEFARGSVLVAHNARFDTAFLRAAATRMDLAWPSFRVLCTVTLARRVLTRDEAPSVKLSSLATLFQVSTRPTHRALDDARATVDVLHGLIERVGNQGVHSYAELVDYLPTVSSAHRAKRTLAAGLPHAPGVYLFRGPSDEVLYVGTSRNLHRRVRNYFTGSETRGRMKEMVALATRVDHVECSHAIEAGVRELRLISAHTPPYNRRSKYPRKGWWLTLTSEAFPRISIVRTPAPGALGPFSVRGAAAEAAALVAEHTRLRSCTHRIAASAVHDCSTEAVGGCTAATASPLTPEEYADAPVAFRALTEGADAAVLDAVAARIDALSEDLLFESAARLRDRAATLLTALRSVQRLQALAAIEQLIAARRADDGGWEFVVVRHGRLASAGRSRRGVAPMPVVEALVAGAETVVPDATPLRGATPEEVALIARWLESGGVRIVDTTDGWCEPAHGAGRWAQWCAAVRDVGRREKERTMAWG, from the coding sequence GTGACTGATGGTGCGACTGTGGTGTCGGGGCATGCACGCGGTGTGCAGCTGGCATTCGACGAACTGGACCAGTCGTTGCGCGACACGACCTTCGTGGTGGTGGACCTCGAGACCACCGGGGGCCGACCGGGCGAGGACGCGATCACCGAGATCGGTGCCGTCAAGGTTCGCGGCGGCCGGGTGATCGGTGAGATGGCGACGCTCGTGGACCCGGGCCGGTCCATTCCGCCCGCCATCGTCGCGTTGACGGGCATCACCGGTGCGATGCTTCTCGACGCCCCTCGTATCGAGCGGGTCCTGCCCACCTTCGTCGAGTTCGCCCGCGGCAGCGTGCTGGTGGCGCACAACGCGCGCTTCGACACCGCGTTCCTCCGCGCGGCGGCGACGCGAATGGATCTGGCGTGGCCGTCGTTCCGGGTGCTGTGCACCGTCACGCTCGCCCGGCGGGTGCTCACGCGCGACGAGGCACCGTCGGTCAAGCTGTCCTCGCTGGCCACCCTCTTCCAGGTGTCCACCAGGCCCACCCACCGGGCACTCGACGACGCCCGGGCCACCGTCGACGTCCTGCACGGGCTGATCGAACGGGTGGGCAACCAGGGCGTCCACAGCTATGCCGAACTCGTCGACTACCTGCCGACGGTGTCCTCGGCGCACCGCGCCAAACGCACGCTCGCGGCGGGCCTTCCGCACGCCCCCGGTGTCTATCTCTTCCGCGGACCGTCCGACGAGGTGCTCTACGTCGGCACCTCACGGAACCTCCACCGCCGTGTACGGAACTACTTCACGGGATCCGAGACCCGCGGACGCATGAAGGAGATGGTCGCCCTCGCGACCCGGGTCGACCACGTCGAGTGCAGCCATGCCATCGAGGCCGGCGTGCGCGAACTGAGGCTCATCAGTGCGCACACGCCCCCGTACAACCGTCGATCGAAGTACCCCCGCAAGGGCTGGTGGCTGACCCTGACGAGCGAGGCGTTCCCGCGCATCTCCATCGTCCGGACACCGGCGCCCGGCGCGCTCGGACCGTTCTCCGTTCGCGGGGCGGCAGCCGAGGCCGCCGCTCTCGTCGCCGAGCACACGCGGTTGCGCTCCTGCACCCACCGCATCGCCGCCTCGGCGGTGCACGACTGTTCCACCGAGGCCGTCGGTGGATGCACGGCGGCGACGGCGAGCCCGCTCACTCCCGAGGAGTACGCCGACGCGCCCGTCGCCTTCCGCGCTCTCACCGAGGGTGCCGACGCAGCGGTGCTCGATGCCGTCGCCGCCCGGATCGACGCACTGTCCGAGGATCTGCTCTTCGAGTCCGCGGCCCGCCTGCGCGACCGCGCGGCCACCCTGTTGACGGCCCTGCGGTCGGTGCAGCGGCTGCAGGCACTCGCGGCCATCGAGCAGTTGATCGCCGCGCGCCGCGCCGACGACGGCGGGTGGGAGTTCGTCGTCGTCCGGCACGGACGTCTCGCCAGTGCCGGTCGTTCCCGCCGCGGCGTCGCGCCCATGCCCGTGGTGGAAGCACTCGTCGCCGGTGCGGAGACCGTCGTGCCGGACGCCACTCCCCTACGCGGTGCCACGCCGGAGGAGGTGGCGCTGATCGCGCGGTGGCTCGAGTCGGGTGGCGTCCGCATCGTCGACACCACGGACGGATGGTGCGAACCGGCGCACGGAGCGGGGCGATGGGCACAGTGGTGCGCCGCCGTGCGCGACGTCGGACGCCGCGAGAAGGAACGCACGATGGCCTGGGGATGA
- a CDS encoding Lrp/AsnC family transcriptional regulator — protein sequence MITAIVLIHAEVHSIPETARAVADVPGVSEVYSCAGDVDLIAVVKVRTHEEIAEVITERVNRVTGVVRTDTHIAFKSYSSADVDAGFSIGE from the coding sequence ATGATCACCGCCATCGTTCTGATCCACGCCGAGGTGCACTCCATTCCGGAGACCGCGCGTGCCGTCGCCGACGTACCGGGTGTGTCCGAGGTGTACTCGTGCGCCGGCGACGTCGACCTGATCGCCGTGGTCAAGGTGCGTACGCACGAGGAGATCGCCGAGGTGATCACCGAGCGCGTCAACCGCGTCACCGGCGTGGTGCGGACAGACACGCACATCGCGTTCAAGTCCTACTCGAGCGCCGACGTCGACGCGGGCTTCTCCATCGGCGAGTGA
- the trpD gene encoding anthranilate phosphoribosyltransferase: MSAGDGTRTWAQVLGALASRQDLTGADTAWAMDEIMSDNATAAQIAAFGVALKMKGPTSDELRGLADSMLGHAKRVPVDDDVVDIVGTGGDRSHTVNISTMASVVVAAAGIRVVKHGNRAASSKSGGADVLEALGVRIDQGPERVAASVAELGIGFCFAPVFHPALRFAAAPRKEIGIPTAFNVLGPLTNPASPRAGLVGCAFDDLIDVVAGVFAARGNSVLVVRGDDGLDEITTSTTTSVRVVRNGVVDHAVLDPRDLGIERVSLDALRGGDAAHNADVARRVFGGERGPVRDAVLLNAAGAIAAFRGVDGSLEDAMAGALTTAAAAVDDGAAQTLLTRWAAFTSA, translated from the coding sequence ATGAGCGCTGGGGATGGCACGCGTACATGGGCACAGGTCCTCGGGGCCCTGGCATCACGCCAGGACCTGACGGGTGCCGACACGGCGTGGGCGATGGACGAGATCATGTCGGACAACGCCACCGCGGCCCAGATCGCTGCCTTTGGTGTCGCCCTCAAGATGAAGGGCCCCACGTCGGACGAACTGCGCGGACTGGCCGACTCGATGCTCGGCCACGCCAAGCGCGTGCCCGTGGACGACGACGTCGTCGACATCGTCGGTACGGGCGGCGATCGGTCCCACACGGTGAACATCTCGACGATGGCGTCGGTGGTCGTGGCGGCCGCGGGAATCCGGGTGGTCAAGCACGGCAACCGGGCCGCCTCGTCCAAGAGCGGCGGAGCCGACGTGTTGGAAGCGCTGGGCGTGCGTATCGACCAGGGGCCGGAGCGGGTCGCGGCGAGTGTCGCCGAGCTGGGCATCGGGTTCTGCTTCGCGCCCGTGTTCCACCCGGCGCTGCGCTTCGCCGCGGCGCCTCGCAAGGAGATCGGCATCCCCACGGCGTTCAACGTCCTCGGGCCGCTGACGAACCCTGCGAGTCCGCGCGCCGGTCTGGTGGGATGCGCGTTCGACGATCTGATCGACGTCGTCGCGGGCGTGTTCGCGGCGCGCGGCAACTCCGTCCTCGTGGTGCGCGGCGACGACGGGCTGGACGAGATCACCACGTCGACGACCACGTCGGTGCGCGTCGTCCGGAACGGTGTCGTCGACCACGCGGTGCTCGATCCACGCGATCTCGGTATCGAGCGGGTCTCCCTCGATGCCCTCCGAGGCGGGGACGCCGCACACAACGCGGACGTGGCGCGTCGGGTGTTCGGCGGCGAACGAGGCCCCGTGCGGGACGCGGTGCTGCTCAATGCAGCAGGTGCCATCGCGGCGTTCCGCGGCGTCGACGGTTCGCTCGAGGACGCGATGGCCGGTGCGTTGACCACGGCAGCCGCCGCGGTGGACGACGGAGCCGCTCAGACCCTGCTGACGCGGTGGGCGGCGTTCACGTCGGCCTGA